A portion of the Granulosicoccus antarcticus IMCC3135 genome contains these proteins:
- a CDS encoding universal stress protein — MYKHILIPIELEHNRDAGAAIALAKKLLDEGGQITALHVIEAIPGYVVANMPGDYLTTRRSEAMAALETEIAGASEIKAVVVVGHAGRTIQEFAQQHDSDCIVMASHQPGIQDYFIGSTAAWVVRHSKCSVHVIR, encoded by the coding sequence ATGTACAAACATATCCTGATACCCATCGAACTTGAGCACAATCGTGATGCTGGCGCTGCGATAGCTCTTGCAAAGAAACTTCTTGATGAGGGCGGACAGATAACCGCTTTGCACGTTATCGAGGCAATTCCGGGGTACGTTGTTGCGAACATGCCGGGCGACTATCTGACGACCCGACGCTCTGAAGCCATGGCGGCACTGGAAACAGAGATTGCCGGGGCCAGTGAAATCAAGGCGGTTGTTGTCGTCGGACATGCAGGCCGAACCATCCAGGAATTTGCACAGCAGCATGACAGCGACTGCATTGTCATGGCCTCGCACCAGCCTGGCATTCAGGACTATTTCATAGGCTCAACGGCCGCCTGGGTCGTTCGCCACAGTAAGTGTTCTGTACACGTCATTCGCTAG
- a CDS encoding SLC13 family permease, giving the protein MEQLVFTTEMGVVGAALCFTILLFVTEVVRIDLAALLVLVMLGIASYIPGLERLADVTHLFDGFASNAVISIIAVMIVGAGLDKTGLMNKVAASILKHGGTTEARVLPIISGTVAFISSFMQNVGAAALFLPVVSRISARTSIPLNRLLMPMGFCAILGGTMTMVGSSPLILLNDLIATANNGLPADLQMEPFGLFSVAPIGFALILTGIAYFLFLGRWVLPAQPPMNDVSTGQGTSHYLERVYGLKSTVFEVEVPAASPLVGKHLADINLDNNLYIISTFYRGKISMVQVLTAEIEAPCRLAIIGELAAVARFADTNGLSLRKSLDVFSEEFASTNAGVAELVLLPDSKLIGKSPRELLLRKTYGLSLLAIHRGEETLSHVETQDHAPTAIGLVDLRAGDMLVAHVSWERLTRLKRDPDFVVVTSDFPQEELRPHKVGWALVFFCLSLCMILFTDIRLSLCLLSGAVGMLLAKVLSMDEAYRAVSWNTVFLLASLIPLGQAVQNTDTAAWIAQQILHILDGWPIWGLQAGVAVLATIFSLIMSNVGATVLLVPLAVSIAIAAGGDPALFALTVAISTSNSFIIPTHQVNALIMGPAGYKVKDFVKSGGIMTVLFLIVSLVMLNIVF; this is encoded by the coding sequence ATGGAACAACTCGTATTCACCACCGAGATGGGCGTCGTCGGTGCTGCATTATGCTTCACCATCCTGCTGTTCGTAACGGAAGTCGTCCGTATCGATCTTGCCGCATTACTGGTGTTAGTGATGCTCGGTATTGCCAGCTACATCCCGGGGCTGGAGCGACTGGCAGATGTCACTCATCTATTCGATGGCTTCGCTTCCAATGCCGTCATTTCAATTATCGCCGTCATGATCGTAGGTGCGGGCCTGGATAAAACCGGCCTCATGAACAAGGTGGCTGCCAGCATTCTCAAACACGGTGGCACGACAGAGGCCAGGGTACTGCCCATCATCTCTGGCACTGTGGCTTTTATTTCAAGCTTTATGCAGAACGTCGGGGCTGCGGCCCTGTTTCTACCCGTGGTCAGCCGAATATCAGCACGCACCTCGATCCCCTTGAACCGATTACTCATGCCCATGGGCTTCTGCGCCATTCTGGGCGGCACGATGACAATGGTCGGCTCCTCGCCACTGATCTTGCTCAACGATTTGATCGCCACTGCAAACAATGGCCTGCCGGCAGATCTGCAGATGGAACCCTTCGGCCTGTTCTCAGTGGCACCGATTGGCTTTGCTCTGATTCTCACCGGTATTGCGTATTTCCTGTTTCTGGGTCGCTGGGTTCTGCCTGCGCAACCTCCCATGAACGATGTCTCGACCGGTCAGGGAACATCGCACTATCTGGAACGCGTCTACGGTTTGAAGTCCACGGTATTCGAGGTGGAAGTACCGGCGGCCAGCCCGCTTGTTGGCAAGCACCTGGCCGACATCAACCTGGATAACAATCTGTACATCATCAGTACGTTCTATCGAGGAAAAATCTCGATGGTCCAAGTATTGACTGCTGAAATAGAGGCGCCCTGTCGTCTGGCCATTATTGGTGAACTGGCGGCAGTCGCCCGCTTTGCCGACACCAACGGGCTCAGTTTGAGAAAAAGCCTGGATGTTTTCTCCGAAGAATTTGCATCGACTAATGCAGGCGTGGCAGAACTCGTCCTGCTGCCGGATTCAAAACTGATCGGCAAATCACCACGCGAACTCCTGTTGCGCAAGACTTACGGTTTGAGCCTTCTGGCGATCCATCGTGGCGAGGAGACGCTCAGTCACGTCGAGACCCAAGATCATGCACCAACCGCCATTGGCCTGGTGGACTTGCGTGCAGGCGACATGCTGGTTGCACATGTCAGCTGGGAACGTCTGACACGCTTGAAGCGTGATCCCGACTTTGTCGTCGTCACTTCAGACTTTCCGCAAGAAGAACTACGACCTCACAAAGTAGGCTGGGCCCTTGTATTCTTCTGTCTCTCACTGTGCATGATTCTGTTTACCGACATTCGCTTATCGCTGTGTCTGCTATCAGGGGCCGTGGGCATGCTGCTGGCCAAAGTCCTCAGCATGGATGAAGCCTATCGAGCAGTCAGCTGGAATACGGTATTTCTTCTGGCCAGCCTGATTCCGCTGGGGCAAGCGGTACAAAACACCGATACAGCAGCCTGGATTGCGCAGCAGATACTTCACATTCTTGATGGCTGGCCAATCTGGGGATTACAGGCGGGCGTCGCTGTGCTGGCAACCATTTTCTCCCTGATCATGTCGAACGTGGGCGCTACCGTATTACTGGTGCCACTTGCGGTGTCCATTGCAATCGCCGCTGGCGGTGATCCGGCCCTATTCGCACTGACCGTTGCAATATCCACGTCCAACTCATTCATCATCCCGACCCATCAGGTCAATGCACTGATCATGGGACCGGCGGGCTACAAGGTTAAGGATTTCGTCAAATCAGGTGGCATCATGACGGTACTGTTTCTGATCGTGTCCCTGGTCATGTTGAATATCGTGTTCTAG
- a CDS encoding Rho termination factor N-terminal domain-containing protein produces the protein MIKELNKSIKKRPVEWLAIGAGVIAVAVVARKLTETPTRREQLLGNLQSGLGHVRQSGTELWHEGVDSAQTMQKEASALKASLAPGAGRENSSLLDKVTNHDGAIAAFMATLLAKGVSSYFEWKSAEEAREQGRKTSSSSSDDNSEQALDEMTVVELRKEAAEKEVEGRSSMNKEDLVEALKQ, from the coding sequence GTGATCAAGGAATTGAATAAAAGTATCAAGAAGAGACCGGTTGAGTGGTTGGCGATCGGAGCCGGTGTCATCGCAGTCGCTGTGGTTGCGCGAAAACTGACAGAGACACCCACACGTCGTGAGCAGTTGCTGGGCAATCTGCAAAGTGGACTAGGCCATGTTCGCCAGTCAGGAACCGAGCTCTGGCATGAGGGCGTGGACAGCGCACAGACGATGCAGAAAGAGGCCAGTGCATTGAAAGCATCCCTTGCCCCCGGGGCGGGACGTGAAAACAGCAGTTTGCTGGACAAGGTCACTAATCATGATGGCGCCATTGCCGCATTCATGGCCACCCTGTTGGCAAAGGGTGTATCCAGCTATTTCGAGTGGAAAAGTGCAGAAGAGGCTCGTGAACAAGGCCGCAAAACCTCCTCGTCCTCTAGCGATGACAACAGTGAACAGGCGCTGGATGAGATGACCGTGGTTGAATTGCGTAAAGAGGCTGCTGAAAAAGAAGTCGAAGGTCGCTCCAGTATGAACAAGGAAGACCTGGTAGAAGCTTTGAAGCAATAG
- a CDS encoding AraC family transcriptional regulator, with protein sequence MPQICQPETLISPEELPIWVPGTVISSSQNLGWKEVSQCTYQYHGQDVEIPPMERFLVVRYHSGVTPMDRQFDGHWTRTKCQPGHFSLLSRAAASHWHWTDDVEVSHLYLSNELMSRVASDMLDKEVSEILLHDVLRGSDPVVNHIVDTMTLEARSQNQGNALCAEALGVQLAVYLLRSYANCIEKERPLSGQLSQAQVSRLQEYIDAHLQDTITLAELAAVLSLGIWTFGRQVQRTLGCTAQALVMKHRIERARTLLIKDQLALKQVAAVCGFSDQAHMTRSFRTHTGLTPGAFQKSGKRSQQPPS encoded by the coding sequence ATGCCCCAGATATGCCAACCTGAGACCCTGATATCACCTGAAGAATTGCCTATCTGGGTGCCCGGAACCGTGATCAGTTCCAGCCAGAACCTGGGATGGAAGGAGGTCTCTCAATGTACCTACCAATACCATGGGCAGGATGTTGAGATTCCGCCAATGGAGCGCTTCTTGGTCGTCCGGTATCACTCGGGCGTGACACCGATGGATCGCCAGTTCGATGGGCACTGGACTCGAACAAAGTGCCAGCCTGGTCATTTTTCACTGCTGTCGCGTGCCGCCGCCTCGCACTGGCACTGGACCGACGATGTAGAAGTCTCACATCTGTATCTGTCCAATGAGCTGATGTCGCGTGTTGCCAGCGATATGCTGGACAAGGAGGTAAGCGAGATTCTGCTGCACGATGTGTTGCGAGGCTCAGACCCCGTAGTCAATCATATCGTCGACACGATGACACTCGAAGCGCGCAGTCAAAATCAGGGTAATGCGCTGTGTGCAGAAGCATTGGGTGTGCAGCTGGCCGTTTATCTGCTGCGCAGCTACGCCAACTGTATTGAGAAGGAGAGGCCTCTGAGTGGTCAGCTGAGCCAGGCTCAGGTGTCTAGACTGCAAGAATATATCGACGCGCATCTGCAGGACACCATCACACTGGCCGAGCTGGCAGCGGTGTTGAGCCTGGGTATCTGGACGTTCGGACGTCAGGTGCAACGAACACTTGGTTGTACCGCCCAGGCACTGGTGATGAAGCATCGAATCGAGCGAGCTCGAACACTACTGATCAAGGATCAGCTTGCGCTCAAACAGGTCGCCGCAGTCTGTGGTTTTTCAGACCAGGCCCATATGACACGCAGCTTTCGCACCCACACCGGTCTGACTCCCGGAGCATTCCAGAAATCCGGTAAGCGCTCGCAACAGCCACCTAGCTGA
- a CDS encoding flavin-containing monooxygenase produces the protein MNAQASKPDSSASGQATRTLDALIIGAGVAGLYQLHQLRGQGLSVGAYDAAGGVGGTWYWNRYPGAKFDSESYIYQYLFSEKLYKGWQWSERFPGQPEIERWMNYVADELDLKKDIQFDTRIDSAHYDEQRQRWGVVTDTGELIDTQFLVTCCGMLSAPLTDMFPGQKEFKGEIFHTSRWPREPVDLAGKRVGVVGIGATGIQVIQTVADQVDQLKVFVRTPQYVLPMKNPSYGPQEVAKYQGRLAELRKTLPNTFAGFEYDFEDAWADLTPEQRLARLEDTHADGSLKLWLASFAEMFFDAAISEEVSEFVREKMRKRLVDPALCEMLIPSDYGFGTHRVPLETNYLEVYLRDNVEAIPVKDNPIERVVPEGIQTADGTIHELDVIILATGFDAGTGALTRIDIRGRDNRSLKEEWGKDIRTTMGLQIHGYPNLFTTAVPLAPSAALCNMATCLQQQTEWISNCIHYLRDKAHRVIEPLAETEEQWVQHHDETANATLISKTDSWYMGSNIPGKPRRMLSYCGGVGAYKTKCDEVASREYEGFSMQ, from the coding sequence ATGAATGCACAAGCCAGTAAGCCGGATAGTTCAGCCAGCGGGCAGGCCACAAGAACCCTGGATGCCCTGATTATCGGAGCAGGTGTTGCCGGGCTCTACCAGCTGCATCAATTACGAGGGCAGGGACTGTCGGTCGGTGCTTACGACGCCGCTGGAGGCGTCGGCGGAACCTGGTACTGGAACCGCTATCCTGGCGCTAAATTTGATTCTGAGTCCTATATCTATCAGTACCTGTTTTCCGAAAAGCTTTACAAAGGCTGGCAGTGGAGTGAGCGATTTCCGGGGCAGCCTGAGATCGAGCGCTGGATGAATTATGTAGCAGATGAGCTGGATCTGAAAAAGGACATCCAGTTTGATACTCGTATAGACAGTGCTCATTATGACGAACAGCGGCAGCGCTGGGGCGTTGTCACCGATACAGGTGAACTTATCGATACGCAGTTTCTCGTGACGTGCTGCGGCATGCTCTCAGCCCCGCTCACCGATATGTTTCCTGGCCAGAAGGAATTCAAGGGCGAGATATTTCATACCTCTCGCTGGCCTCGTGAACCGGTTGATCTTGCCGGCAAGCGGGTTGGCGTCGTGGGTATCGGTGCAACAGGAATCCAGGTGATTCAGACCGTCGCAGACCAGGTGGACCAGCTCAAGGTCTTCGTCAGAACGCCTCAGTATGTCCTGCCAATGAAGAACCCATCCTATGGGCCGCAAGAGGTTGCGAAGTACCAGGGGCGGTTGGCGGAGTTGCGCAAGACTCTGCCAAATACCTTCGCAGGGTTCGAGTATGACTTCGAGGACGCATGGGCAGATTTGACACCCGAACAACGTCTCGCCCGACTCGAAGATACTCATGCCGACGGTTCTCTTAAACTCTGGCTTGCCTCATTCGCCGAGATGTTTTTCGATGCAGCAATCAGTGAGGAAGTTTCTGAATTTGTTCGCGAAAAGATGCGCAAGCGACTGGTTGACCCGGCACTGTGTGAGATGTTGATTCCATCCGACTACGGCTTCGGCACTCATCGCGTACCGTTGGAGACCAACTATCTGGAGGTCTATCTTCGAGATAATGTAGAAGCGATACCGGTCAAGGACAATCCCATAGAGCGCGTCGTACCTGAGGGCATACAGACTGCTGACGGCACTATCCATGAACTGGACGTCATCATCCTTGCGACTGGATTTGATGCCGGCACCGGTGCTCTGACACGCATCGATATCCGTGGGCGTGACAACCGCTCGCTCAAGGAGGAATGGGGGAAGGATATTCGCACCACCATGGGTTTGCAGATACACGGCTACCCCAATTTGTTTACAACAGCGGTACCTCTTGCACCATCCGCAGCGCTGTGCAACATGGCCACTTGCCTGCAGCAACAGACCGAATGGATCAGCAACTGTATCCACTACCTGCGTGACAAGGCACATCGAGTCATTGAACCCTTGGCAGAAACCGAAGAGCAGTGGGTTCAACACCATGACGAAACGGCCAATGCCACGCTGATCTCGAAGACCGACTCCTGGTATATGGGCAGCAACATACCGGGTAAACCGCGACGCATGTTGTCCTATTGCGGCGGAGTTGGCGCTTATAAAACCAAGTGCGATGAGGTGGCGAGTCGCGAGTACGAAGGCTTCAGCATGCAATAA
- a CDS encoding serine hydrolase domain-containing protein, with product MSKTFAQTAADILANTVATAPGVPGVVAMVTDKEQNIYEGAAGKRSIGKDDGMTTDSTFAIFSTTKAITATAALQLVEQGKLDLDAPASQYAPDIGKLQVIEGFDGDGTPRLRAPKREITTRMLLLHTAGFGYDFFNETYNRLAQEQGQPSVITASKEALMTPLLRDPDESWEYGSNMDWCGQVVEGITGLRLGEVFQKRIFEPLGIEDMTFELNDDLRARLAIMHARNGDGSLAPMDFELPDKPEVHMGGHGLYGTVGDYMRFIRMWLNDGRGEHGQVLKPETVRMAEKNQLGSRKICALPGVIPSLSNDAEFFPGQSKSWAFSFMVNDEQAPTGRPAGALGWAGLANLFYWIDRQSGYGGFWATQILPFADAASFTGYMEFETAFYESQANSSSAG from the coding sequence ATGAGCAAGACATTCGCACAAACCGCCGCCGATATTCTGGCCAACACCGTCGCAACTGCCCCCGGAGTTCCCGGGGTTGTTGCCATGGTGACCGACAAAGAGCAGAACATCTACGAAGGGGCCGCCGGCAAGCGCAGTATCGGTAAAGACGATGGCATGACGACTGACAGCACCTTCGCCATCTTCTCAACCACCAAGGCTATTACAGCTACCGCCGCCCTGCAGTTAGTGGAGCAAGGCAAGCTGGATCTGGATGCACCTGCCAGCCAGTATGCACCGGATATTGGCAAGCTTCAGGTTATCGAAGGCTTTGATGGTGATGGGACTCCCAGGTTGCGAGCCCCGAAACGCGAGATAACCACGCGTATGTTGCTGCTGCACACGGCAGGCTTCGGGTATGACTTCTTTAACGAAACTTACAATCGTCTGGCGCAGGAGCAGGGCCAGCCCAGTGTCATCACCGCTTCCAAAGAAGCTCTGATGACACCCTTGTTGCGAGATCCTGATGAGAGCTGGGAGTACGGCAGCAACATGGACTGGTGTGGTCAGGTGGTAGAAGGCATTACCGGTCTGCGACTTGGCGAGGTGTTCCAGAAGCGTATCTTTGAGCCTCTGGGTATCGAGGATATGACATTCGAACTCAATGACGATCTGCGTGCGCGACTGGCCATCATGCATGCACGTAACGGAGATGGATCGCTTGCGCCGATGGATTTTGAATTGCCTGACAAGCCGGAAGTCCACATGGGTGGTCATGGTCTTTACGGGACCGTTGGCGACTATATGCGCTTCATTCGCATGTGGCTCAATGATGGGCGTGGAGAGCATGGCCAGGTGCTCAAGCCGGAGACCGTACGGATGGCGGAAAAAAACCAGCTCGGCAGCAGAAAGATCTGTGCACTGCCGGGAGTGATCCCTTCATTGTCGAACGATGCTGAGTTCTTCCCTGGCCAGTCTAAATCCTGGGCATTCAGTTTCATGGTCAACGATGAACAGGCGCCTACCGGACGACCTGCTGGTGCTCTGGGCTGGGCAGGTCTTGCCAACTTGTTCTACTGGATCGATAGGCAGAGCGGCTATGGGGGTTTTTGGGCGACACAGATTCTACCCTTCGCCGATGCCGCCTCGTTTACCGGCTATATGGAGTTCGAGACTGCATTCTATGAGTCGCAGGCAAACTCATCGTCAGCAGGCTGA
- a CDS encoding lactoylglutathione lyase family protein, giving the protein MTPTYPRTFSHIGISVPDLDKAVEFYTEIMGWYLIMKPTEITEDDSAIGEMCTDVFGSNWDKFRIAHLSTGDRVGIELFEFKGQVNPENNFEFWKTGVFHFSVQDPDVEGLADRIVAAGGKKRMEKPRYYYPGSKPYRMIYMEDPFGNVLEIYSHSYELIYSEGAY; this is encoded by the coding sequence ATGACACCCACCTACCCACGTACTTTTTCTCATATCGGTATTTCAGTACCGGATCTGGACAAAGCTGTCGAGTTCTACACCGAGATCATGGGCTGGTACCTGATCATGAAACCCACCGAAATCACGGAAGACGACTCGGCTATTGGTGAGATGTGTACCGATGTATTCGGCAGCAATTGGGACAAGTTCCGTATCGCCCATCTGTCCACCGGTGATCGCGTCGGTATCGAGCTGTTTGAATTCAAAGGGCAGGTCAATCCTGAAAATAATTTTGAGTTCTGGAAAACCGGCGTCTTTCACTTCTCTGTACAGGATCCTGATGTAGAAGGACTGGCAGATCGAATTGTAGCCGCAGGCGGCAAGAAACGAATGGAGAAGCCACGTTACTACTACCCTGGATCAAAGCCCTACCGCATGATCTATATGGAAGACCCGTTCGGTAATGTCCTGGAAATCTATAGCCACAGCTACGAACTGATCTATAGTGAGGGTGCCTATTAG
- a CDS encoding LysR family transcriptional regulator has translation MINPVLLRSFCTLVEVANFTRTAEQLNMTQSGVSQHVRKLEDQFDQPLLIRHGKQFTLTDAGERLYREGREIIRSLSDLEKRVGADPAYEGLVRVVSPGSVGLKLYRHLLNLQKRHTGLVIDYRFAPNSDVERLIAEHKVDIGFMTSPSTLDEVSFKPVAEEELLLVTPSDVFEPSWEQLSSLGFIDHPDGAYHAGLLLGANYPEFQHSKHFKRAGFSNQINLILEPVSMGLGFTVLPFHAVAAFPEPDHIRVHSLAQSVSETLYLCLHTNKFVPGRVTTVISEAEACLE, from the coding sequence ATGATAAATCCGGTCTTGTTACGTAGTTTCTGCACGCTCGTCGAGGTAGCGAACTTCACGCGAACGGCGGAACAGCTGAACATGACTCAATCAGGTGTCAGTCAGCATGTGCGTAAGCTGGAGGATCAGTTTGACCAGCCCCTGCTGATCAGGCATGGCAAACAATTCACGCTGACGGATGCGGGAGAACGCTTGTATCGAGAAGGGCGGGAGATCATCAGATCCTTGTCAGATCTGGAAAAACGTGTCGGAGCAGATCCCGCCTATGAAGGCCTGGTGCGGGTGGTATCTCCTGGCAGTGTCGGGCTCAAGCTCTATCGCCACCTGTTGAATCTGCAAAAGCGACACACCGGCCTGGTGATCGACTATCGCTTTGCGCCTAATTCTGACGTGGAGCGCCTGATTGCCGAACACAAGGTGGATATCGGATTCATGACAAGTCCATCGACACTGGATGAAGTCAGTTTCAAACCCGTAGCCGAAGAAGAGCTGCTGCTGGTTACACCCAGTGATGTGTTTGAGCCCAGCTGGGAACAATTATCATCACTGGGCTTTATTGATCATCCTGACGGCGCTTATCATGCGGGTCTGTTGCTAGGAGCCAATTACCCTGAATTCCAGCACAGTAAGCATTTCAAGCGCGCAGGGTTTTCAAATCAGATTAATCTGATTCTGGAACCGGTGAGTATGGGGTTGGGGTTTACTGTTTTGCCCTTTCATGCGGTCGCAGCTTTTCCAGAGCCTGATCACATCAGAGTGCATTCACTGGCGCAGAGTGTCAGCGAGACGCTCTACCTTTGCCTTCATACCAATAAGTTCGTGCCTGGTCGAGTTACAACTGTCATCAGCGAAGCTGAAGCGTGTCTCGAATAG
- a CDS encoding LysR family transcriptional regulator: MSSDIPKQLPLLELDTLRTLVAIADTGNFSAAAEVLFRTPSAVSMQVKKAEALLERPLFKRDSRSVIATPDGQRLVQHGRRMLALNRDMMATFVSPDVVGVVRLGAPDDMVEHTLPNLLCRFAHTHCAITVDVVIDSSTNLRRKVRAGELDLAMVTCAPNTAQADDMEILFEEPLTWAGARHGVAHEQNPLPISVWEEGCAWRNAGLKSLTQGKRDYRIAFMSAHIAGQRAAIMADLAVAPIPVSACINGIVALGEKEGLPSPGNYSLGMILSDQISKPAEAAADHLRACFDAQKTPDLNLVGGL, translated from the coding sequence ATGAGCTCCGACATTCCCAAACAGCTACCTTTACTGGAACTGGACACGCTCAGAACTCTGGTGGCGATAGCTGATACCGGCAACTTTTCTGCAGCGGCTGAAGTGCTTTTCCGCACGCCATCCGCCGTGTCCATGCAGGTCAAGAAGGCCGAAGCTCTACTTGAGCGGCCTTTGTTCAAGCGTGATTCCCGCTCGGTCATTGCCACACCTGATGGCCAGAGACTGGTTCAGCATGGCAGACGCATGCTCGCCTTGAATCGCGACATGATGGCGACCTTCGTCTCACCTGACGTGGTGGGCGTGGTACGTCTGGGCGCCCCAGATGACATGGTGGAGCACACCCTGCCCAATCTACTGTGCCGATTTGCCCATACACACTGCGCCATCACCGTCGATGTGGTGATCGACAGCTCAACCAATCTTCGGCGAAAAGTACGCGCTGGAGAGCTTGATCTGGCCATGGTCACTTGTGCCCCGAATACGGCACAGGCCGATGACATGGAGATTCTTTTCGAAGAACCGCTGACCTGGGCCGGCGCCCGACATGGGGTAGCTCATGAACAAAACCCACTGCCCATTTCTGTCTGGGAAGAGGGTTGTGCCTGGCGCAATGCGGGACTCAAAAGCCTGACCCAGGGAAAACGTGATTACCGCATTGCTTTCATGAGTGCCCATATTGCCGGCCAGCGAGCCGCCATCATGGCCGATCTTGCTGTTGCCCCCATTCCGGTCTCTGCCTGCATCAATGGCATCGTGGCACTGGGCGAGAAAGAAGGACTGCCCTCACCCGGTAACTATTCCTTGGGCATGATTCTGTCGGATCAGATTTCCAAACCAGCAGAAGCTGCTGCCGATCATCTTCGAGCCTGCTTTGATGCACAGAAGACACCCGACCTGAATCTGGTCGGCGGCCTGTAG
- a CDS encoding DUF1127 domain-containing protein, with protein MATICTEQNRSAISVQSNGEKPFQPSRMSLLPQLATLRSAFRQWLELRREQRDSRDAFAHLLKLDDALLQDIGVTRAEVQRAAKLPLAEDAAQALYEATGRSRNRRV; from the coding sequence ATGGCGACTATCTGCACCGAGCAAAACCGATCGGCTATCAGTGTTCAGTCAAACGGCGAAAAACCCTTCCAGCCAAGCAGGATGTCGCTGTTGCCACAGTTAGCGACCTTGCGCAGTGCATTCCGGCAATGGCTTGAACTGCGACGTGAGCAGCGGGACAGCCGTGATGCATTTGCGCATCTGCTCAAGCTTGATGATGCTCTGTTGCAGGACATTGGCGTTACCCGGGCCGAGGTTCAACGAGCGGCGAAATTGCCTCTGGCTGAAGACGCCGCTCAGGCGCTGTACGAGGCCACGGGCAGAAGTCGCAACAGACGAGTTTGA
- a CDS encoding threonine/serine ThrE exporter family protein: protein MDELKNIEHQDATVRILLAHLGAAMIATGQAAHEIEAELVEVADRLGYPQLQVAVSPTGLILSLCSGDPATYESVVAPVRLDQASEVHRIRQQLIRRKMTPDDALALLSTLRARPVRYSVWLARLAWVMISLGIALILQPGWANAALVIVCSVVVYGLMAVGNQARVLAYLLPTVAAFVVTIIVFVAAEFEWIEGPLRTILPPLAPLLPGALIVTGLSELAAGHMQSGTSRLSYGVVQLGLFAVGLIAATSLLNVPAEMMVNVRVDNIGWWAAPVGLLLIAVGICLMESIELSLVPWVLLVLLMAFGAQLSGQTLGSAAIGGFFGAIAASLCASLVEQIRPESARLVLFLPAFWLLVPGSLGLIGVTTLVADPGRAIETGLEVATVICAIALGLLIGSSVGLALRDPQG from the coding sequence ATGGATGAACTGAAGAACATAGAACATCAGGACGCAACGGTGCGTATCCTGTTGGCTCATTTGGGGGCTGCCATGATTGCCACCGGTCAGGCTGCGCACGAGATTGAGGCAGAGCTTGTCGAGGTGGCAGATCGTCTGGGGTATCCACAACTTCAGGTGGCCGTGAGCCCGACGGGGTTGATTCTGTCGCTTTGCAGTGGGGATCCAGCCACGTACGAATCGGTGGTTGCACCTGTCCGGCTTGATCAGGCGAGCGAGGTGCATCGCATACGCCAGCAATTGATTCGTAGAAAAATGACGCCCGATGATGCTCTGGCTCTGCTGTCAACGCTTCGTGCCCGGCCTGTGCGCTACTCGGTGTGGCTTGCTCGGCTGGCGTGGGTCATGATCTCTCTCGGTATAGCGCTCATCCTGCAGCCGGGGTGGGCCAATGCGGCACTTGTCATTGTCTGTTCGGTCGTGGTCTACGGTCTCATGGCTGTGGGAAATCAGGCCCGGGTTCTGGCGTACCTGTTACCGACGGTTGCAGCGTTCGTCGTGACCATCATCGTTTTCGTCGCCGCAGAATTTGAGTGGATCGAAGGCCCACTAAGGACCATATTGCCGCCACTGGCCCCTCTGCTGCCAGGCGCGCTGATTGTGACCGGCCTGTCAGAACTAGCGGCAGGTCATATGCAGTCGGGTACCTCACGTCTGAGCTACGGTGTGGTCCAGCTAGGTCTGTTCGCAGTGGGGCTGATCGCTGCGACCAGCTTACTGAACGTGCCTGCGGAGATGATGGTCAATGTTCGGGTCGACAACATCGGCTGGTGGGCAGCGCCGGTAGGGCTGCTGCTGATCGCTGTTGGTATCTGTCTGATGGAGAGTATCGAATTGTCGCTAGTGCCCTGGGTATTGTTAGTGTTGCTGATGGCTTTTGGAGCTCAGCTGAGCGGGCAAACATTAGGGTCGGCTGCTATCGGCGGTTTTTTTGGAGCCATCGCGGCCAGCCTTTGTGCTTCTCTCGTTGAACAGATCCGACCCGAGTCGGCACGGCTCGTACTTTTTTTACCGGCGTTCTGGCTGCTGGTTCCCGGCAGTCTCGGACTCATCGGCGTTACCACTCTCGTTGCTGATCCGGGGCGGGCCATCGAGACGGGTCTTGAGGTGGCTACGGTGATTTGTGCCATTGCTCTTGGCTTGCTCATCGGCTCATCGGTGGGGCTGGCTTTGCGTGATCCTCAGGGATGA